A single genomic interval of Betaproteobacteria bacterium harbors:
- a CDS encoding HNS-dependent expression A, giving the protein MRVTLSLAVAAVATTVTAADTKKPVAKWTCEEFLAFDNQYKPKVIYWASAHAKGGRSILDIDGTEKVTPMIIDDCRKAPQASFWQKLQGAWNKVEAQAKAEAKKVEKKL; this is encoded by the coding sequence ATGCGTGTCACCCTCTCGCTCGCGGTTGCCGCGGTCGCGACTACAGTCACCGCTGCGGATACGAAGAAGCCGGTCGCGAAATGGACGTGCGAAGAGTTCCTTGCTTTCGACAATCAGTACAAGCCGAAGGTGATCTACTGGGCCAGCGCGCATGCGAAGGGCGGGAGGTCGATCCTCGACATCGACGGCACGGAGAAGGTAACGCCGATGATCATCGACGATTGCCGGAAAGCGCCGCAGGCGTCGTTCTGGCAGAAGCTGCAGGGCGCGTGGAACAAGGTCGAGGCGCAGGCGAAGGCAGAGGCGAAGAAGGTCGAGAAGAAGCTGTAA